Below is a window of Myroides profundi DNA.
CTTCCTTTTTCTTAATTGAGAAATTTATACTCATGTGCATCCCCTCTCCTGTACTTCTACTAAACTGATAATAATCAGCGCCTATTAATTCAAAATTATTATGCTGACACCTAAATTTATAAGTCATATTACTGCTAAAAAAAGTACCACAGCTTGACCAATAATTAAACTTCCAAATAAGAATATTATTGACGATACTAACTTCATCAAAAGGATCTGATAAACAAGGATTTTCCACAGAGTTTTCACTAGGAACAAATCCTTCAGAATTCTTCTCTACCAAACGATAGTTATTCGATTTATCTTTAAAGAAAACCAATACTTCTCTAGGATTAGTATCTAATAGATTTTGTCCTAATGACTCATTTTTAATTATGTTAGAAGCATCTGTCTTTTTTATAACCAAAACTAAATCTTCTATTCCATCTTTATTCAAATCTCCTTTAGCTGTACTAATGATCTTCCAGTTTTTAGGTACATAATTAAGATACGATTTCTGTGCTAAAGAGTTATATGAAACCAAAAAAATCACGATTAGCATCATATTTTTCATTACACCTATCCCAATATTATTCTTTTGCATAAACATTTTATATAAAAATAGAATACTAAAATACGATATAAAAAAACATCGAAAAAACACTTTTCAAACAAACCTATACCCCTACCATACATACTCCATACTTCATTCTATTTAAGTGACCCTTTACTCAAAATTAAATTAATCAACCTATAATTCCTTCCACACTGAACCCTAATTTTAGATTAGTCGTAGATCCCCTATCAATACAAGAATCATTCTTCGACTAATGACCTCTCTACTCCACCATTCTCGGCTTATTCTCCATGAATTGTCGAGCAAATAAGAACCAACACTAGTGTTTGCAAGGGATTACAAGGGGGTATCATATTAGGTAAATCATACCATTATTTGTATCAACATAGTCTCTATCCCTTATAAATAAAGAGATTAGAAGTAAATATCTCTTTTTAGAATTCTAAAAAAAATAGAATGATTTTTTTATAAAAAGGGGCAAAAACAGCGTTTCGAACCGAAAATTTTTAAAAATAGAGAAGATTATATCTCAAATAAGGGTATTTACACCTCCTTTTTAGATCAAAATAAAAAAAATGGATTATGAATTTTAATTCCCATTGATAAAAAGACGCTCTCCATACTCATTTTCAATATGCTTATAAATTATTCGATTAGATAGCGTTCTAGTCTAGAAAGAACCAATAAATGAAAGCACTCCAAGACCTTCTGTATCTTCACAAGTTTACTGTTTTATAAAAAGAATAGATAAATAAGGCGATTAGTACACATTCTGTTAACAAACTCCCATTACATACCGTTCTAAAAGGGTTATTTTATTATATTTGTAAATCATATTTATAGATAACCAATGAAGAACCCAGTAAATAAAGTAGGTATTACTTTCGGAATCATATTAGCCATCTATTACACACTTTTTAACAGTGTAATATTTTTCACAGACAAAGCCTTATTTGCCAATACTTTCGCTGGTTTTTTTAATATGGGTGTGATGGTTATCTTAGGAATACTAACTATCTATTTTGCTCGTAAAAAAGCTGGAGGATATGTTACATTCAGAGAAGCCTTTACTCCATTCTTTTTAATGGTCATCATCGGAGTGACTGTGAATATTATCATTTATAATATTCTTTTTAATATCGTGGATCCTTCTGCTAAGGATGAAATCAGCAAATCTCTTTATGAGATGTTAATCAAAACATTAGACGGGTCTGGACTTCCACAAGAACAAATCAATGAACAATTAGAAAAAGCTAGAAATATCAACCAATTTGCTCCTAAATCACAATTGTTTTTATGGGCAGGTAGTGTACTTAGAAATTCAATACTAGGGATATTATTAGCTGCTATATTTAAAAATAAATCAGAATTCGTAAACCCTCATCCTGAAGTTAATCACGATGTAGACACTGATTTTAATAAAGATCACAAATAATCTAGATGAATCTATCAATAGTAATTCCTCTGCTAAACGAAGCAGAGTCTCTGCCAGAACTACATACGTGGATAACTAAAGTTATGCAGGAGAACGGCTTTACCTATGAGATTCTATTTATCGATGATGGGAGTAAAGACAAATCGTGGGACATAATCACTGCACTAGCAGCTAGAGATACTCAGGTAAAAGGAATACGCTTCCAACGCAACTTCGGTAAATCACAGGCTTTACACGCTGGATTTGCACAGGCACTAGGAGATGTAGTGATCACTATGGATGCTGACCTTCAAGATAGCCCTGATGAGATACCAGCACTGTATGATATGATCTCTAAAGAGGGGTATGATATGGTATCAGGTTGGAAAAAGAAACGATATGACTCTGTCGTATCTAAAAACCTTCCTTCCAAACTATTTAACTGGGCAGCGAGAAAAACTTCTGGTGTTCAGTTAAACGACTTTAACTGTGGACTGAAGGCCTATAAGAATGAGGTCGTTAAAAATATAGAGGTATCTGGTGAGATGCACCGCTACATCCCTGTTCTAGCCAAAAATGAAGGCTATGATAAAATAGGTGAAAAAGTAGTCATCCACCAAGCACGTAAATACGGTACTACTAAATTTGGGATGAGTAGATTTATCTACGGTTTTCTAGACTTGATTACCATTTGGTTCCTCTCTAAATTTGGCAAAAGACCGATGCACTTATTCGGATCACTTGGGGTTATCACCTTTGGGATTGGGTTCTGTGCAGCCTTCTTTATTGGAGCAAATAAGCTGTATAAGCTTTATTATGGGTTACCAGCTATCCGAGTGACTCAAGATCCGTGGTTCTATATATCACTGGTAACGATGATCATCGGAACACAGTTATTCTTAGCAGGATTCTTAGGAGAACTTATACTAAAAACAAAGACAAACATTAGTAGATATAAAATCGCTGAACAAAGCGGTTTTTAATCCACACTAAATATCAATATTATGCAAATAGAAAAAGAAATCTTAGCAAAAGCAGAATTATGGTTAAAAGAACCTTTTGACGCTGAAACACAGGCTTCTGTTCAAAAAATGATGGATACTGACCCTGCAACTCTTAAAGACAGTTTTTATAAAAACTTAGAGTTCGGTACAGGAGGTATGCGTGGTATAATGGGAATTGGTACAAATCGTATCAACAAATATACACTAGGTAAAAATACACAAGGATTATCAAACTATATCAAACAATCATTCCCTAACCAAGAATGGAAAGTAGCTATCAACTTTGACTGTCGTCACAACAGTCAAGAGTTAGCGAAAGTAGTAGCAGATGTATTCACAGCTAACGGTATTAAAGTATACTTATTCGCAGAGATGCGCCCTACTCCTGAGTTATCTTTCGCGGTAAGACACTACGGATGTAATGCAGGTATCGTATTAACAGCTTCTCACAACCCACCAGAATACAATGGATATAAAGTATACTGGCAAGATGGTGGACAAATCGTTCCTCCTAATGATGCGGCTGTTATAGACGAAATCAACAGGTTAACCTATAATGAAGTAAACTTCAAAGGAGATGATAACCTGATTACTTATGTAGGAGAAGAACTAGATGCTGCGTTTATCCAATCTACTGTAGAGAATGCGAGCTTTGATACTCCACAGTCTGTAAAAGATCAATTAAAAATAGCGTATACTTCTCTACACGGTACTTCTATCAAACTTATCCCTAGAGCATTCGAAGCTGCTGGATATAAGAATGTATTCATCGTAAAAGAACAAGCAGAACCAGATGGGGACTTCCCTACTGTAAAATCTCCTAATCCAGAAGAACCAGAAGCATTGACTATGGCACTTCAGTTAGCAGATGAGACAGGTGCAGATATCGTGATTGGTACTGACCCTGATTCTGACCGTATCGGTATAGGTGTACGTGACTTAGATGGTAATATGATTCTGTTAAATGGTAACCAAACTATGGTGATGATGACAGGTTTCTTACTAGAACAGTACAAACGCAATATCGGTTTTAAAGGAAATGAATTTATTGGTTCTACTATCGTTTCTACTCCTATGATGCTAGACTTAGCAGAAAGCTATGGTGTAGAGTGTAAAGTAGGATTAACAGGATTTAAATGGATAGCTAAGTTTATCAATGAATGTCCTACTCAGAAATTTATCGGTGGTGGTGAAGAGAGTTTTGGATATATGGTAGGTGATGCTGTACGTGATAAAGACGCTGTAGCTTCTGCTCTATTAGTATGTGAGATCGCAGCTGTAGCTAAAGCTGCAGGTAGTTCTTTCTATAGAGAGTTAATGAATCTATATATCGACAATAAGTTCTATAAAGAATACCTTATTTCTCTAGTGAAAAAAGGAATCTCTGGAGCTGAAGAGATTAAACAAATGATGATCGAGTTAAGAGAAAATCCACTTACTGAAATCATCGGACAGAGAGTAGTATGTGTAGAAGACTATCAATCTAGTGAAGCGAAGAACTTATTCACTAACGAGATAGAACCTATCCATGTGCCTAAATCTAATGTACTAATCTATTATCTAGAAGATGGTACGAAGATAGCTGCTCGTCCTAGTGGTACTGAACCGAAGATTAAATTCTACTTTAGCGTAAACGAACCATTACACGATATCGCTGAAGTAAAGGCAACGGAGAAAGTATTAGACCAAAAAATTCAAGATATCATCAACGAAATGAAGTTGAATTAGAACATATAAGAAAGACTGGTAGTACTACCAGTCTTTTTTTCTTTATTTTTGCTTTTTACATTATAACAAATATGAACGAATACTTTAAGAAGATACTTCACTTTGGTAAGCCATATAAGACCTATGCTTACTTAAACGTTTTTTTTAATATACTATACGCTTTATTCAGTGCACTATCTTTTGTGGCATTGATCCCGATGTTGACAGTACTTTTTGGTGATGCCAAAAAAGTTACAGAGAAACCTATCTATACAGGTATAGGACATATCAAGAATTACTTAGAAGACTATATGTCTTACTTCATCACGCAGTATACTGCAGAGCATGGAGCTCAAGATACCTTGATGGTAATGGCTGCTGTAATTATCTCGTTGTTTTTACTAAAAAACTTATTTAACTATTGGGCGATGTACTTTATTACCTTCCTAAGAAATGGGGTATTAAAAGATATTCGTAATGCAATGTATAAAAAGTCATTAGAATTACCTCTATCGTTCTTCTCTGAAAAAAGAAAAGGGGATGTGATCTCTCGAATCACTTCAGATGTACTAGAGATACAACACTCTTTCTTATCTATCTTAGAAGTAGTGGTAAGAGAACCTCTGACTATCGTATTTACTATTGTAGCTATGTTTGCAATCAGTACTGAACTAACTTTATTCGTATTTATATTTGTTCCTATCTCAGGTGTGATCATTTCTAAAGTAGGTAAGACCTTAAAGAAAAGTTCACAAAAAGCTTCTGAAGAACAAGGGTACTTCTTATCTATTATAGAAGAATCTCTATCTGGGCTAAAAGTGATCAAAAGCTTTAATTCAGAAAAAAACTTCAATAAAAAGTTTCAAGACTCTACACATAGTTTCTATGAACTAAACAATACTATCCTTAACCGTCAGAACTTATCTTCTCCACTTAGTGAATTCTTAGGTATCGTGACTATCGCTGTATTATTAGTATACGGTGGTCATCTAGTACTAGGTGAAGGTACACTGACAGGGGCTGCATTTATTGCTTATATCGGTATGGCTTATAATATCCTTACACCTGCTAAGGCTATGTCTAAGGCTTCATACTCATTAAAACGTGGTAATGCTGCTGCAGAGCGTGTGTTACAGGTGTTAGAAGAAAATAACCCTATCGAAAGCAAAGAAAATGCAATAGCGAAGTCTAGCTTCGAGGATAAAATAGAGGTAGATAATATCTCGTTTAAATACGAAGAAGAGTACGTATTAAAAGACTTTACCCTTACAGTACCAAAAGGAAAATCTGTAGCTCTAGTAGGTCAGTCTGGTAGTGGTAAGAGTACGATAGCAAACTTATTGACTCGATTCTGGGATATCAATGAAGGAGCAATTAAAATAGATAACGAAGATATTCGTAACTTAGAGCTGAGCGATCTACGTGATCTTATTGGACTAGTAACTCAGGATAGTATCTTATTCAATGATACGATCAAGAACAATCTTAAACTAGGTAAAGAAGATGCTACAGATGAAGAAATCATGCAAGCACTTAAAATAGCTAATGCGTATGAGTTCGTAAAAGATCTACCTCATGGTATAGATACCAATATCGGTGATGCTGGAAATAAATTATCTGGAGGACAGAAACAACGTCTGTCTATCGCAAGAGCAGTACTTAAGAATCCTCCAATCATGATATTAGACGAAGCAACGTCTGCATTAGATACAGAAAGCGAAAAACTAGTACAGGTTGCCTTAGATAATATGATGCAAAATAGAACATCTATTATCATAGCACACCGTTTATCTACAATCCAAAAAGCAGACTTAATCGTAGTCATGCAAAAAGGTAAAATAGTAGAACAAGGTACTCATGAAGAGCTAATCCAGTTAAATGGTACTTACTCTAAATTAGTTTCACTACAATCATTAGAATAAATGTATAAAGACGGTAAAAATATAACACTCCCTAGCGATCCGAATACTGTTGTATGGAAGTACTTAGACTTATCTAAGTTTTTAGATTTATTACTGTCTAATAAACTATTCATGTCTAGATCTGACAAATTTGAAGATCAGTATGAAGGGACATTTAGCGAGCCAACTTTTGAAGAGATAAAAAGAATCAGTCAAGACAATCCTGATTTCTTACATCACTATAAACAGAAAAGAAAGAATATAGTCATCAGTAGTTGGCATCTTAATGAATGTGAGTCTTTCGCAATGTGGCAAATATTCACCAAAAACAAAGAAGGTATCGCTATTCAATCTACTCTAGAACGACTGCAAAAAGCGGTCTCTGTAGAAAACCGAATAGACCAATACATCGGAGAAGTAAACTATATCGATTACAAAAGAGAGTTTATTCCTTTTGACGATGAGTTCTTCCCATTCTTGTTCAAAAGACAAAGTTTTCAATACGAAAAAGAGGTTCGTATTATCTCAGATGTTAGCCCTCTGAGTATCGAAGTCAATGAGGGTATTAAAATACATGTGGATATCGAACAATTAATAGAAAAAATTTATATTCATCCTAAGTCGGAGAATTGGTACAAAAACTTAGTATTAGAGCTAATGCATAAGTTAAACTTCAAATTTCATGTGGAGAAATCTGACTTAGAAAGTGATATATTAATCTAAAAAACTATGGAAGCAATGAACACTAACCAGGTTATCGTATCTATATTAGATAACGATTTCTATAAGTTTACGATGCAGTACGCTGCTATAAAACAATTCCCTTATGCTAAAGCGTCCTATATCTTTATCAATAGAGGACAACATAAATACCCCCCAGGTTTTGCTGAAGCACTGCGCTCTGCCGTAGACGAAATGGCAAAACTAAAACTAACAAAAGCAGAGAAGATATTCTTAGAAAAGACTTGTCCTTACTTAGACCCTACTTATCTTGACTTCTTACAAGGGTATCACTATGATCCATCAGAAATAGAAATATCACAAGATGGACCAGACCTAGAAGTACATATCAAAGGATATTGGTATAGATCTATCTTATGGGAAGTACCTCTTATGTCTATTATCTGTGAGCTATATTATAAAATGACTAATTCTGAAAGAGACTCTTCTGAAAAGGTTATTGCAAATACGCGTAACAAAATAGAGAAATACAAAGAATTAGGGATTACTATTGCTGAATTTGGTACTAGAAGAAGACACTCTTATGCAGTACACCAATTAGTGGTAGACACCTTAAAGCAATATGGTGATGGCAGCTTCATCGGGACGAGTAATGTACACTTAGCAATGAAGTATAACACTAAACCAATCGGAACACATGCACACGAATGGTTTATGTTCCACGCAGCTAAGTATGGTTTTAAAATGGCGAACTCAATGGGATTAGAACATTGGGTAGATACTTATAGAGGAGATCTAGGAATCGCATTAACGGATACATATACAAGTAAAGTTTTCTTTGAACAGTTTGATAAGAAATTTGCTAAGCTATTTGACGGGGTTAGACATGACAGTGGGGATCCACTAGACTTCGCTGATCAAGTCATCGCGCATTACAAATCATTAAATATAGATCCTACTCAGAAGACAATTATCTTCTCTGATGGATTAAATCCTGAAAAAGTAGAGCGTATCGCTAATCACTGCAAAGGAAGAATAGGAATGTCATTTGGTATCGGTACAGACTTTACTAATGATGTGGGGCTAGACGCTATGAATATCGTAATCAAGATGTCTCAAGCTCTTCCAGAGGGAGGATATTGGACTGATGTAGTGAAATTATCTGATGAGCCTAAAAAGCATACAGGAACTCCTGAGATGATAGAATTAGCACAGAGATTATTAGAGATTCCTGTTTCTAAATAAAAGTGATTTAAACCACACTTTTTTATAAATATTATCACTTTTGTAATATTTAAAAGACTATTTTTGCAATAAATTAAATTTAAGAATAATGGCAACGAACAGAACTTTTACAATGATTAAACCTGATGCTGTAGAAGCAGGTAATATCGGTGGAATCATCAACATGATTACTGAAGGAGGATTTAAAATCGTTTCAATGAAGTTAACTCAATTAACTGTAAGAGACGCTCAAAAATTCTATGAAGTACACAGTGAAAGACCTTTCTACGGAGAATTAGTTGAATTCATGTCTAGAGGTCCAATCGTAGCAGCTATCTTAGAAAAAGAGAACGCTGTAGAAGATTTCAGAAAATTAATCGGTGCTACTAACCCAGCTGAAGCTGCTGAAGGTACTATCCGTAAAAAATATGCAAAATCAATCGGTGAAAACGCAGTACACGGATCTGATAGCGACGAGAACGCTGCTATCGAGTCTGCTTTCCACTTCTCAGGAAGAGAGCAATTCTAAGAATTTGCAATAGATTATTTGCACCCAAAAAGAAAGCCAACTGATATCAGTTGGCTTTTTCTATTTATAAGCACTTATTCTTATCTATTAAAAGATACTAAGGTTTAATTCATTTACTAGATCTAAGATCATGTGATATCCTACTACAGAGTTACCTTGTGTATCTAATCCTGGGCTGAAAGTCCCTATCCCTATTCTATTCGGCACAGAAACAACAATACCTCCTCCTACTCCAGACTTACTAGGCAAACCTACTGTACGAGCATACTCTCCACTAAACTCATACATCCCTGCGATTAACATCTGTGACTGTACTAACTTAGACATCTCCGAGTTTTTATACTTCGTATCTCCATCAAAACGAGTACATTGATTAGCAAAGAAATAACCAATCTTAGCTAAATCTTCTGCTGTAACCTCTATAGAACATTGTTTAAAATAATTGTCTAATCTATTCTCTTCTCCTTCGATCAAGCCATTATTCTTTAATAAATGGAATATACCTCTGTTTCTATGTCCTGTTTCTCTCTCAGACATATATACAGAGTGACTATAACCTATCTCTTCATTCTTCGTGATATAACGAACCATGTCTAAGATCTTCTGAAATGCTTCATCATTATCTCCACCTAATAAAGCAGTAGTAAGTATAGCACCAGCATTCATTAAAGGATTTAGAGGCTTTCCTTTAGTCTCT
It encodes the following:
- a CDS encoding DUF4199 domain-containing protein, with translation MKNPVNKVGITFGIILAIYYTLFNSVIFFTDKALFANTFAGFFNMGVMVILGILTIYFARKKAGGYVTFREAFTPFFLMVIIGVTVNIIIYNILFNIVDPSAKDEISKSLYEMLIKTLDGSGLPQEQINEQLEKARNINQFAPKSQLFLWAGSVLRNSILGILLAAIFKNKSEFVNPHPEVNHDVDTDFNKDHK
- a CDS encoding glycosyltransferase family 2 protein; its protein translation is MNLSIVIPLLNEAESLPELHTWITKVMQENGFTYEILFIDDGSKDKSWDIITALAARDTQVKGIRFQRNFGKSQALHAGFAQALGDVVITMDADLQDSPDEIPALYDMISKEGYDMVSGWKKKRYDSVVSKNLPSKLFNWAARKTSGVQLNDFNCGLKAYKNEVVKNIEVSGEMHRYIPVLAKNEGYDKIGEKVVIHQARKYGTTKFGMSRFIYGFLDLITIWFLSKFGKRPMHLFGSLGVITFGIGFCAAFFIGANKLYKLYYGLPAIRVTQDPWFYISLVTMIIGTQLFLAGFLGELILKTKTNISRYKIAEQSGF
- a CDS encoding phospho-sugar mutase, whose protein sequence is MQIEKEILAKAELWLKEPFDAETQASVQKMMDTDPATLKDSFYKNLEFGTGGMRGIMGIGTNRINKYTLGKNTQGLSNYIKQSFPNQEWKVAINFDCRHNSQELAKVVADVFTANGIKVYLFAEMRPTPELSFAVRHYGCNAGIVLTASHNPPEYNGYKVYWQDGGQIVPPNDAAVIDEINRLTYNEVNFKGDDNLITYVGEELDAAFIQSTVENASFDTPQSVKDQLKIAYTSLHGTSIKLIPRAFEAAGYKNVFIVKEQAEPDGDFPTVKSPNPEEPEALTMALQLADETGADIVIGTDPDSDRIGIGVRDLDGNMILLNGNQTMVMMTGFLLEQYKRNIGFKGNEFIGSTIVSTPMMLDLAESYGVECKVGLTGFKWIAKFINECPTQKFIGGGEESFGYMVGDAVRDKDAVASALLVCEIAAVAKAAGSSFYRELMNLYIDNKFYKEYLISLVKKGISGAEEIKQMMIELRENPLTEIIGQRVVCVEDYQSSEAKNLFTNEIEPIHVPKSNVLIYYLEDGTKIAARPSGTEPKIKFYFSVNEPLHDIAEVKATEKVLDQKIQDIINEMKLN
- a CDS encoding ABC transporter ATP-binding protein, which encodes MNEYFKKILHFGKPYKTYAYLNVFFNILYALFSALSFVALIPMLTVLFGDAKKVTEKPIYTGIGHIKNYLEDYMSYFITQYTAEHGAQDTLMVMAAVIISLFLLKNLFNYWAMYFITFLRNGVLKDIRNAMYKKSLELPLSFFSEKRKGDVISRITSDVLEIQHSFLSILEVVVREPLTIVFTIVAMFAISTELTLFVFIFVPISGVIISKVGKTLKKSSQKASEEQGYFLSIIEESLSGLKVIKSFNSEKNFNKKFQDSTHSFYELNNTILNRQNLSSPLSEFLGIVTIAVLLVYGGHLVLGEGTLTGAAFIAYIGMAYNILTPAKAMSKASYSLKRGNAAAERVLQVLEENNPIESKENAIAKSSFEDKIEVDNISFKYEEEYVLKDFTLTVPKGKSVALVGQSGSGKSTIANLLTRFWDINEGAIKIDNEDIRNLELSDLRDLIGLVTQDSILFNDTIKNNLKLGKEDATDEEIMQALKIANAYEFVKDLPHGIDTNIGDAGNKLSGGQKQRLSIARAVLKNPPIMILDEATSALDTESEKLVQVALDNMMQNRTSIIIAHRLSTIQKADLIVVMQKGKIVEQGTHEELIQLNGTYSKLVSLQSLE
- a CDS encoding DUF2971 domain-containing protein; translated protein: MYKDGKNITLPSDPNTVVWKYLDLSKFLDLLLSNKLFMSRSDKFEDQYEGTFSEPTFEEIKRISQDNPDFLHHYKQKRKNIVISSWHLNECESFAMWQIFTKNKEGIAIQSTLERLQKAVSVENRIDQYIGEVNYIDYKREFIPFDDEFFPFLFKRQSFQYEKEVRIISDVSPLSIEVNEGIKIHVDIEQLIEKIYIHPKSENWYKNLVLELMHKLNFKFHVEKSDLESDILI
- the pncB gene encoding nicotinate phosphoribosyltransferase — translated: MNTNQVIVSILDNDFYKFTMQYAAIKQFPYAKASYIFINRGQHKYPPGFAEALRSAVDEMAKLKLTKAEKIFLEKTCPYLDPTYLDFLQGYHYDPSEIEISQDGPDLEVHIKGYWYRSILWEVPLMSIICELYYKMTNSERDSSEKVIANTRNKIEKYKELGITIAEFGTRRRHSYAVHQLVVDTLKQYGDGSFIGTSNVHLAMKYNTKPIGTHAHEWFMFHAAKYGFKMANSMGLEHWVDTYRGDLGIALTDTYTSKVFFEQFDKKFAKLFDGVRHDSGDPLDFADQVIAHYKSLNIDPTQKTIIFSDGLNPEKVERIANHCKGRIGMSFGIGTDFTNDVGLDAMNIVIKMSQALPEGGYWTDVVKLSDEPKKHTGTPEMIELAQRLLEIPVSK
- a CDS encoding nucleoside-diphosphate kinase; this translates as MATNRTFTMIKPDAVEAGNIGGIINMITEGGFKIVSMKLTQLTVRDAQKFYEVHSERPFYGELVEFMSRGPIVAAILEKENAVEDFRKLIGATNPAEAAEGTIRKKYAKSIGENAVHGSDSDENAAIESAFHFSGREQF
- the glsA gene encoding glutaminase A, producing the protein MKKNSVSNIILSWVVACLVSFGGTAYAKKIIRNGDNTNLITNEMLERILEKNRIHVGEGKVADYIPELSKVNASAIAFSVVKQNGEVVNVGDVSQKFTIQSISKVIALMVAVEELGEKEVFSKAGYYGTDKPFNHYANLETKGKPLNPLMNAGAILTTALLGGDNDEAFQKILDMVRYITKNEEIGYSHSVYMSERETGHRNRGIFHLLKNNGLIEGEENRLDNYFKQCSIEVTAEDLAKIGYFFANQCTRFDGDTKYKNSEMSKLVQSQMLIAGMYEFSGEYARTVGLPSKSGVGGGIVVSVPNRIGIGTFSPGLDTQGNSVVGYHMILDLVNELNLSIF